A window of the Phalacrocorax aristotelis chromosome 9, bGulAri2.1, whole genome shotgun sequence genome harbors these coding sequences:
- the LOC142062255 gene encoding inositol 1,4,5-trisphosphate receptor-interacting protein-like 1 — translation MALVTWFTFIVMGIMHVPLQVGHGPDEARCQHEQERLELLLQDMARLLEEMQLKPQESSWVTRGALLLASLQQWQFWAFAGGLLLLFWLCWRPWKRSREPGSSSKHGSSTSLEEEEEKEEEGDDPLHMDRFLHECTSWPLRKRQRECTMVEELVNDLLGVCRILCGNGFTPRLQPAVGVGGFLKGWNGRAEDLVYRLLVPLKPPAGHSFHLELGTEGDMPLRNSCLRVELECMCTRERQLGDMLCFLHHPEDELMSSQEASLLQTLCSGSYLDVQKTAFWLQGLMTAACNAIPQASTCKLTVLPSTRFCKLQLSDIFKRSLFVELILAVQQGNSDTFVSME, via the coding sequence aTGGCTCTGGTGACATGGTTCACCTTCATTGTGATGGGCATCATGCACGTGCCACTGCAGGTCGGGCATGGTCCGGACGAGGCCAGGTGCCAGCACGAGCAAGAGcgtctggagctgctgctccaggataTGGCTCGGCTGCTTGAAGAGATGCAGCTGAAACCCCAGGAGTCGAGCTGGGTGACCAGGGGAGCCCTGCTCCTTGCTTCcttgcagcagtggcagttctgggcctttgctggaggcctgctcctgctcttttgGCTCTGCTGGCGGCCCTGGAAGAGGAGCCGTGagccaggaagcagcagcaagcatggCAGCTCCACAAgccttgaggaggaggaggagaaggaagaagagggggacgacccattgcacatggacaggtTTCTGCATGAGTGCACATCGTGGCCACTGCGGAAGAGGCAACGAGAGTGCACGATGGTGGAAGAGCTCGTGAACGACCTTCTCGGGGTCTGCCGAATCCTGTGCGGCAATGGCTTCACGCCACGACTACAGCCAGCTGTCGGGGTGGGTGGCTTCCTGAAAGGCTGGAATGGTCGTGCAGAAGACCTTGTCTATCGCCTGCTTGTGCCCCTGAAGCCACCCGCTGGGCACTCCTTCCACCTCGAGCTGGGCACCGAAGGGGACATGCCGCTCAGGAACTCCTGCCTGCGTGTGGAACTGGAGTGCATGTGCACCAGGGAGCGGCAGCTGGGGGacatgctctgcttcctccaccACCCTGAGGATGAGCTGATGAGCAGTCAGGAAGCCAGCCTCCTGCAAACCCTCTGCAGCGGCTCGTACCTCGACGTGCAGAAAACCGCCTTCTGGCTCCAGGGGCTGATGACAGCAGCCTGCAATGCTATACCTCAGGCGTCCACGTGCAAGCTAACAGTGCTGCCCTCCACACGcttctgcaagctgcagctGAGTGACATCTTCAAGAGATCCCTCTTTGTGGAGCTGATCCTGGCGGTGCAGCAAGGCAACTCAGACACATTTGTGAGCATGGAGTAG
- the LOC142062256 gene encoding inositol 1,4,5-trisphosphate receptor-interacting protein-like 1, with amino-acid sequence MALVTWFTFIVMGIMHVPLQVGHGPDEARCQHEQERLELLLQDMARLLEEMQLKPQESSWVTRGALLLASLQQWQFWAFAGGLLLLFWLCWRPWKRSREPGSSSKHGSSTSLEEEEEKEEEGDDPLHMDRFLHECTSWPLRKRQRECTMVEELVNDLLGVCRILCGNGFTPRLQPAVGVGGFLKGWNGRAEDLVYRLLVPLKPPAGHSFHLELGTEGDMPLRNSCLRVELECMCTRERQLGDMLCFLHHPEDELMSSQEASLLQTLCTGSYLDVQKTAFWLQGLMTAACNAIPQASTCKLTVLPSTRFCKLQLSDIFKRSLFVELILAVQQGNSDTFVSME; translated from the coding sequence aTGGCTCTGGTGACATGGTTCACCTTCATTGTGATGGGCATCATGCACGTGCCACTGCAGGTCGGGCATGGTCCGGACGAGGCCAGGTGCCAGCACGAGCAAGAGcgtctggagctgctgctccaggataTGGCTCGGCTGCTTGAAGAGATGCAGCTGAAACCCCAGGAGTCGAGCTGGGTGACCAGGGGAGCCCTGCTCCTTGCTTCcttgcagcagtggcagttctgggcctttgctggaggcctgctcctgctcttttgGCTCTGCTGGCGGCCCTGGAAGAGGAGCCGTGagccaggaagcagcagcaagcatggCAGCTCCACAAgccttgaggaggaggaggagaaggaagaagagggggacgacccattgcacatggacaggtTTCTGCATGAGTGCACATCGTGGCCACTGCGGAAGAGGCAACGAGAGTGCACGATGGTGGAAGAGCTCGTGAACGACCTTCTCGGGGTCTGCCGAATCCTGTGCGGCAATGGCTTCACGCCACGACTGCAGCCAGCTGTCGGGGTGGGTGGCTTCCTGAAAGGCTGGAATGGTCGTGCAGAAGACCTTGTCTATCGCCTGCTTGTGCCCCTGAAGCCACCCGCTGGGCACTCCTTCCACCTCGAGCTGGGCACCGAAGGGGACATGCCGCTCAGGAACTCCTGCCTGCGTGTGGAACTGGAGTGCATGTGCACCAGGGAGCGGCAGCTGGGGGacatgctctgcttcctccaccACCCTGAAGATGAGCTGATGAGCAGTCAGGAAGCCAGCCTCCTGCAAACCCTCTGCACCGGCTCGTACCTCGACGTGCAGAAAACCGCCTTCTGGCTCCAGGGGCTGATGACAGCAGCCTGCAATGCTATACCTCAGGCGTCCACGTGCAAGCTAACAGTGCTGCCCTCCACACGcttctgcaagctgcagctGAGTGACATCTTCAAGAGATCCCTCTTTGTGGAGCTGATCCTGGCGGTGCAGCAAGGCAACTCAGACACATTTGTGAGCATGGAGTAG